The Hevea brasiliensis isolate MT/VB/25A 57/8 chromosome 1, ASM3005281v1, whole genome shotgun sequence DNA segment TTTATAACAAGTGAATGCACAACTTATGCACTTATATTAGCAAGGAATGGACAAAAGAATAAGGGCAGTACAGTTAGATAGGAACACATCATAATTTATCATGATAATGtaggataaaaaaattaaattaaaattataaataaagtaaACCTTCTTAATTATGGATTAGGGAcattataatttttctttaattattcattttgactttttaattttaatgtctTATACTTTTATTTTCTAATAGTGAAGAACCCGTTAAATAAAAAGGCAATGAAATAGAAAATCCTAATTTATTGCAACTTACTAATttaataaagcataaaatccaaCATTGTCTTCCCTTCGAATCTaaccctttatttttttttttcatctttaaTCGTTTTTTGGTTGCTCTGAttcttttcttttactttttctcTGCAATTTTTTTAGTCCTTTGCAGTCTGTTTCCTGCCTCATAGAAAGACCCAACACCACACTCAAACTCTCAAACAATCTTCTAGGCTTAGATTTTGACTGTTAAAAGAAAAGTTCTGTCTTTTAATTTTCTTGATTTTAGGTCATTTCTTGTTCAAAAACCCTgaaattaggtcaattaaaacttaaaagccccctcctcccccccttcccttttttttttaccaaTTATTATAGATTTAgggtttatatttatttatttatttttgaacaGCAATTTAAGGCTTTTCTAGTTCACAAAACTCTGAATTTGTcgagtaagaaaaaaaaaatttgttttttttttgggcAACTAAAATATTTGGTATTTTTTTTGCTTGCTGTGCACTGTAAGCATCTTCAATTTTAGGGTATTTCTTGTCCTGGAAACCCTGAATTCGCTTACCCTTTCAGCAGGTTCATGAAGTAATAGGCTAAAAGGAGCTTCTTTGTACGGTTTTGGCTACCAGAAGAACTGGGTTCTGGTTCTAGTGCAATTGAGGGTTTCCAGTGTTCAAAAAAGCTATGAAATTTTATACCCTTCCTGGTttttagccaaaaaaaaaaaagtgaaggaGTTGTTAGCGAGACAAGGATGATTGCAGAGAAACCCAGCTGGGTTAGGCATGAGGGAATGCAGATTTTCTCCATTGACATTCAACCTGGTGGTCTCAGGTTTGCGACTGGTGGAGGTGACCACAAGGTATGCTTCTTTTCACCCATGATTCTCTGCTTGGTTGCCAAAAATGCGAGAAAAGTTGTATTAGAATTCTTAGATTTGGCATTATAAGCAAAAACATATGCTTAATTTTGCACAAGACTACCGGTTGGCTTAGTTGATTGATTTGTCTTCTTTATGCTTGTTTTGGTTGCTTAGAAAATTAGATATTAAAGCAAATCAAATTTTCATGATGAAATTTCTAACTTGAATGAGTGCACTGCCACTGTTTTGGTTGTTGGGATCTATGTCATGTTCTGTCAACTGTTAGTTTGTTTAGAAAGTGCGGACAGAAAACATGTTCTGAGACTTTGGAATCTTGTATTGTCTGTTTTATAGAACATTTCTCTAAATGCAGAATGTATGAGTCATGGATATCTCTGTTTGAACTGGTGTTGCTTCTTGAAGGTTAAACATGTTAATCATTTTATAAAATGCGTTTTATGGTAGTTTTGCAGAATTAATCAACTTTGGAGTGTAATGCACTTCCTTTTATCAAttgtgattattattattattattattattattattattattattattattattattattattattattattattattattatcctttGGGTTTTGTTTGTATTCATGATTATTTCCTCCTATTTACTTATTTTGTTTTGTAACGTTTGAATTTAGGAAATTGTTTTGACAAATTATAGAAGCAGTGGTGTCTTCACTGAATGGAGTTAAACCTGTTTTATAGAGCGCAATATAAGAATTGAATTCTTAATGGAATTGGTGTTGATAGTGATGAAAGCATAGGTGATGGTGGCAGAAGTGGCTGGACAGGAAAGCCTGTGTTGGTTTCGTATGTGTCGTGTTTTAATGGAGCCTTGctataattttcttttccttgATTTTAAATCTTTTGCCTTTTGATTGTGTTAAAGTTTTATGATTTGCAAGTTAAAGATTTAAATGCTTGATATGTGTTTGTGAGTACTAAAATATTACTTGTAGAAGTGAGAGATTCATTATACATTCACAAGTCAGGTATACTTTATCATATAATAAGTTCAAAGAAACTATAGATGCCCGTATTGGTTGTTCTACGATCTCACCACAATTTCAACCATGAATTATTAAACACTCTACTATCAATTGGACTGGCTAATTATGGACAGCTTTCTGCTGACTGTAGCTAGTGGACCAAACCGGTCCTTAGTCTTAATGTTATTTATGATATGTCACATAGATCAACTGGTGTCATACAATGTATTATGTTCGAATgaataaaacatgaaatttattttttctcCTTAATTAAATGCAGGTTAGGATATGGAACATGAAATCTGTTAGCAGAGACTTGGAAAATAATGAACCGACACAAAGGCTTCTTGCAACGCTCCGAGATCACTTCGGATCAGTCAACTGTGTTAGGTGGGCTAAGCATGGCCGATATGTTGCATCAGGGTCTGATGATCAGGTGATTTTAGTTCATGAAAGGAAGCCTGGTTCAGGAACCACTGAGTTTGGCAGTGGAGAGCCACCAGATGTTGAGAACTGGAAGGTTGCAATGACTTTGAGAGGGCACACCGCAGATGTGGTAATGAAATTACTTTCATACTGGGATGCTTGAGCACTAGATAAAAGAGAATTCTTTCAGTCTTGCACTTTGGATCAAGTATTATGCTGCAAATATCCTTTATATTTTAGAactgtcatttttttttttttaaattggtaGATAAATTTTTGTGACTTTTGCTGATGTGTCCCCTATTAATTTCAGTTTTCATGTAGATGCAAAGGACTTAAACAGATGACAAAAGACATGTTTTTatttttgttgtatttcatttaaaTTCGCCCTTAATATATGATGGTAATCCATGATTGTTCTTCTGGGTATCGTCTTACTGGGGAGTTGTTTTACATGCTTAAAGTAGGTGGATCTTAATTGGTCTCCAGATGACTCCATATTAGCTAGTGGGAGTTTGGACAACACTGTCCATGTTTGGAATATGAGCAATGGCATTTGCACTGCTGTTCTTAGAGGTCATTCTAGCCTGGTTAAAGGAGTAGCTTGGGATCCTATTGGCTCCTTCATAGCTAGTCAATCTGATGATAAGACAGTCATCATATGGCGGACAAGCGACTGGAGTCTGGCTCACAGAACAGATGGCCACTGGGCAAAATCGGTATGTTTTTCGTTTGTAGATAAATTTCCATTTATCAACTTGGGTTTTTATATGCTCACTGGAGTGTGTATTTTCCAGCTTGGTTCTACATTTTTCAGGCGGCTTGGATGGTCTCCTTGTGGCCATTTCATAACTACCACTCATGGTTTCCAGAAGCCGAGGCATTCTGCACCTGTTCTAGAGAGAGGGGAATGGGCTGCCACATTTGATTTCTTAGGACATAATGCCCCCATTATTGTGGTGAAATTTAACCATTCAATGTTTAGAAGGAATTTCACTGGTGCTCAGGAGGTAAAAGCTGCGCCTGTTGGGTGGGCTAATGGGGCCTCTAAGATTGGAGGGAAAGAATCGCAGCCCTATAACGTTATTGCTATTGGGAGTCAGGATCGCACTATAACTGTATGGACAACTGCAAGTCCTCGTCCTCTTTTTGTGGCGAAACATTTCTTTACTCAGAGTGTGGTAGATTTGTCTTGGTAACTTTACTATTTCCTAAaaacatttaaacattttttagtAATTTATATAGTTGATATGTTGTTATTCTTATATTTTTATTCCAATCTCTACAATTCTCTTTTATATATTGTTTTTATCTTCTTTTGGGACAGGAGTCCTGATGGGTATTCACTTTTTGCCTGTTCCTTGGATGGGACAGTTGCTACTTTCCATTTTGACATAAAAGAGCTGGGACATAGGCTGAGTGATGCTGAGCTTGATGAGCTAAAGAGAAGTCGTTATGGTGATGTCAGAGGTCGACAAGCAAACTTGGCGGAGAGCCCAGCACAGTTATTGCTTGAAGCAGCTTCAGCCAAACAGACAGCAGCCAAAAAAGTGGTGCCAGATATTCAACAAAATCAGATTCCTGTGAAATCTTCTGCTGACTTGGGGGTGACAACAAAGACTTCTGAGCAAGTTGATGATGCAAAGAAGGTTGAGGGAACTGCTCGTGATGGCATAAATAAAGTGACAACCTCTGCTTCGATTTCTAGTCCTGTGAAACAAAGAGAATACAGGCGCCCTGATGGAAGAAAGAGAATAATTCCAGAAGCTGTAGGTGTGCTGAATCAGCAAGAAGTAATTACTGGTGGGGTCCAGTCTCAAGCACTTGACTTCCCTCTTGTGGCATATAATCATGGAAAGGATGAAAATGGGGTAGTTCCTGCTGATGGTGGCTTGCGTGAAGGTTCTCTGAGGGGAACATTTGGCAGAAGCTCTGATTCAAAAGATCGATCTGGGGTCACTGCTAGGGCTACCATTACGGAGAGCTTGGTCATTGAGAAGGTTCTGGGCTCTTCAGGAGGAGATGGTAGCATCAATGTGGAGCAGTCTGGAAATGTGAAGGCATCCAGTTCCTCCAGTGCTTATACTACATCTCTTTCTATTAGGGTATTTGATAAGAAAGTAGGGGAAGATACTGTACCAATTTGTTTGGAAGCTCGTCCTAGAGAGCATACTGTAAATGACATTATTGGAGTGGGAAATACCTGTATGATGAAAGAAACAGAAATTGTTTGCACAAGAGGGGCTCAAAATCTTTGGTCTGATAGGATCTCTGGAAAAGTCACAGTTTTGGCTGGAAATGCGAACTTCTGGGCTGTTGGGTGCGAAGATGGATGTCTGCAGGTGAGAAACAGTCTTTCCCAAAGAAATCTATATTTCTTAATTGGGTAAACTTTATTTTGTTCTAAATAGTCAGAATGGTCTTGCCAACTCTCTACCAATTAGAGGATTAAAGTTTGTGATGTTTAAAATGTGTATTCAAGTCTTTATATGTTCTTTTCTTTTAATGCATTGTTAGCCAAAAACATTCAAGCTGATGTTTTAATTCAGATCAAATTATCCTGAAAATGACAAAATGTTTTAGTACATTCTCAACATTGTGATTGAATATTTACGTCTTGTAGCATAACCTTTTTGTTCATGATTAAGGTTTACACAAAGTGTGGGAGGCGTGCCATGCCAACTATGATGATGGGATCTGCAGCAACCTTTATAGATTGTGATGAGTGCTGGAAGTTGTTACTGGTAACAAGGAAGGGATTGTTATATATATGGGATTTACTCAACCAGAAATGTCTTCTTCAGGACTCATTGTCATCTCTAGTTGCTTCAGATCCAAACTCGTCTGCAAAAGGTTAGATATGTTGTGAAATCTTTTTCTGTCTCAGTGCTAGTAAATTATTCTTTTGTAGTAATAGGCTCACAACCCAGAATATCTTGTTAGGTGGGGTGCCAATTCTGTGTCTACATTTTCTGACATCTGTGCCTTTGAACTGGATGATTTTCATTGCTCTTTCAGGAACAATTAAAGTTATATCTGCGAAGTTGTCAAAATCTGGTTCTCCTCTTGTTGTTTTGGCTACACGCCATGCCTTCCTGTTCAACATGAATCTTAGTTGTTGGCTGAGGGTGGCAGATGACTGCTTCCCTGCATCAAATTTTGCTAGCTCCTGGAATTTGGGTTCAATTCAGAGTGGTGAGTTGGCTGCATTGCAGGTGGATGTTAGGAAATATTTGGCCAGAAAGCCAGGTTGGAGCAGGTATACATCCAACTGTGCATTGGCAAAATTTGTTGGATTTTTAAGAATTCTTAGATTCCATGAGCATACTGACTAGAAATAGTAACATAGAAGCCTTACTAAAATTATCCTGTACtgctttcataaaaaaaattgaatgaaaGCTAATTTATTTGTTTCTGTCCTGTTATTGTTGACCTTTATGATGTTTCTACTTGTGAATGTCAGCTCTCAATGTTCATGTATCTGGTTAAAATAACTTGCTCCAAGAGTTTTAGCTTTTGTGTTTTTACAGGGTAACGGATGATGGAGTTCAGACACGAGCTCATTTAGAGTCTCAGTTGGCATCCTCTCTAGCTTTGAAGTCTCCAAATGAATATCGCCAGTGCCTTCTATCATACATACGCTTCTTAGCTAGGTTTTTATCTGAACTCTTTGCATTTTAATTTTCCACTTATGCATGTATTAATGATGCAAAATGCATAGCGGCCTTCCTAAGGACAGAATTTATCTAGGAGattgatttatatatttatttatttatttggagaaggaaaaaaagttaaaaaaaaaaaaaactttgtttGCAGAGAAGCTGACGAGGCTCGATTGCGAGAGTTCTGTGAAAGTTTTCTTGGACCTCCTACTGGGATGGCTGAATCTACGTATTCAGATGCAAAGAATCTGGCTTGGGATCCTTTTGTGCTTGTAAGGCTTACTTCACATCTTTTATAAATGGATAATCCTGCATTTCTAAGCATTTATTTTTTATGATGGCGGTGATATTTGTTTGGTTATTTTTTTTACATGTGATCCGAGAAGATTGTATAATAGTCAtctgaaaaattattatgaataTTATACATCGAGTTGCTTCAAAATCCTATTTCTTTCTCTTTGTCAAGTTTAGTTCGGTTTATTCTTGTATTACTTTTTACTTTAAACAGCACCTTTTTTCTGAGCATGCAGGGTTtcgtttattttttatttactttatgaatttaaaatgaaaatggGATTGTTAAGGCATTGTCTGAGTCACTATTCTGGCACTTTGCAGGGAATGAAAAAGCACAAACTCTTGAGGGAAGATATTCTTCCTTCAATGGCATCAAATAGAAAAGTTCAGCGTTTACTCAATGAATTCATGGATCTCCTGTCTGAATATGAAAGTGCTGAAACTAACCTCGATAGAAAAAATTCAATACAGCCAACTACATCTGAACCAGAAACTAATCAAATGAACCTTGACCATTCCACAACAGATCAAAAGAACTCCACTCCACCAGTGACGGGTCAAACAAACTCTGCCctacaaccaacagatcagaaggGCTCTACCCCCATCACAATAAATGAAACCAGCTCTACTCCACTAGCTAGTGATCAAGTAGATTCAGGACCAATATTGACGGATCAAGTTATTCCAGACTCACCAGCTACAGATACTGGTCCTTAAATTCTTCAACTTCTGACCAATAGGATTAATCTAAATAAAAGCTTTAGTAGGCTAACATGTGGTGTTGTTGAAGTGGATATAGGTGCATGTATATCACCATCTTCGTCCGCAGAGACCCTCCAAGGTATTTGCAATGGGTAATCCTTCCCATGCGAGTATCTAGTGAATGTCTTTAATTATTCTTTGAAGTTGCACATGGAATTGTTAACAGAGAAATCTCACTGTTAAAGTTAAGCCAATGGATTTTTTGTACGACGTCCCAACTACAGCTTTTGTAATCAATTTGGTGGATGCTATTTTCTTGTACTATATCATGCATAATATGAATTGGAGATTTAGATGTTTCATATCCATTCATCTTCATCTGTTTCTGCATACAAAATGAAAAGTGtaggcttctttttttttttttttttttttttaaattcacttGTTATGCATCAGAATTTTTTGATGGGTGACCGAACTGGCTCACCTCGTTTGGTTCCTTGGCAATTAAAAGTTGGTTCAACTGTTCCTTTGTTCATCTGAATGAGTAATGAAGATGTCATTGGTTGTTGCAGCTATGAATAGGTCTCTAGTTTATTTTCTAGATAAGAATTGGGGGAGTGGAGATTTGAATTTGGATTTATCAAGTAAGTAATATGTTTTGAATCATTGAACAAAGTTGGGCTAAGCTATAAATGGTATTTTGTTGGATTCTAGTGAGTCCTGACCATATCTGTAATATTGATTTGGACATCCCTGCATATATCATATTTCTAAATGAAAGTTGTGTGGAAAATGTCATTTGGCCGTGGCATCTTGAGAGCGAGGTTTATTAATGTTGAGTCAGTTCAATCTTCAAATCAGCAAATTGAGTGAAAacccaaatttttaccatgaatgagATGTGTCATCAGAACAATCGTTGTGATTTGGCTTTCTGCAGGGTTTATTATCTGAACAatgcaaaaataaaaattatttaccaatttaatataaaatataa contains these protein-coding regions:
- the LOC110654149 gene encoding protein HIRA isoform X1, whose translation is MIAEKPSWVRHEGMQIFSIDIQPGGLRFATGGGDHKVRIWNMKSVSRDLENNEPTQRLLATLRDHFGSVNCVRWAKHGRYVASGSDDQVILVHERKPGSGTTEFGSGEPPDVENWKVAMTLRGHTADVVDLNWSPDDSILASGSLDNTVHVWNMSNGICTAVLRGHSSLVKGVAWDPIGSFIASQSDDKTVIIWRTSDWSLAHRTDGHWAKSLGSTFFRRLGWSPCGHFITTTHGFQKPRHSAPVLERGEWAATFDFLGHNAPIIVVKFNHSMFRRNFTGAQEVKAAPVGWANGASKIGGKESQPYNVIAIGSQDRTITVWTTASPRPLFVAKHFFTQSVVDLSWSPDGYSLFACSLDGTVATFHFDIKELGHRLSDAELDELKRSRYGDVRGRQANLAESPAQLLLEAASAKQTAAKKVVPDIQQNQIPVKSSADLGVTTKTSEQVDDAKKVEGTARDGINKVTTSASISSPVKQREYRRPDGRKRIIPEAVGVLNQQEVITGGVQSQALDFPLVAYNHGKDENGVVPADGGLREGSLRGTFGRSSDSKDRSGVTARATITESLVIEKVLGSSGGDGSINVEQSGNVKASSSSSAYTTSLSIRVFDKKVGEDTVPICLEARPREHTVNDIIGVGNTCMMKETEIVCTRGAQNLWSDRISGKVTVLAGNANFWAVGCEDGCLQVYTKCGRRAMPTMMMGSAATFIDCDECWKLLLVTRKGLLYIWDLLNQKCLLQDSLSSLVASDPNSSAKGTIKVISAKLSKSGSPLVVLATRHAFLFNMNLSCWLRVADDCFPASNFASSWNLGSIQSGELAALQVDVRKYLARKPGWSRVTDDGVQTRAHLESQLASSLALKSPNEYRQCLLSYIRFLAREADEARLREFCESFLGPPTGMAESTYSDAKNLAWDPFVLGMKKHKLLREDILPSMASNRKVQRLLNEFMDLLSEYESAETNLDRKNSIQPTTSEPETNQMNLDHSTTDQKNSTPPVTGQTNSALQPTDQKGSTPITINETSSTPLASDQVDSGPILTDQVIPDSPATDTGP
- the LOC110654149 gene encoding protein HIRA isoform X3 produces the protein MIAEKPSWVRHEGMQIFSIDIQPGGLRFATGGGDHKVRIWNMKSVSRDLENNEPTQRLLATLRDHFGSVNCVRWAKHGRYVASGSDDQVILVHERKPGSGTTEFGSGEPPDVENWKVAMTLRGHTADVVDLNWSPDDSILASGSLDNTVHVWNMSNGICTAVLRGHSSLVKGVAWDPIGSFIASQSDDKTVIIWRTSDWSLAHRTDGHWAKSLGSTFFRRLGWSPCGHFITTTHGFQKPRHSAPVLERGEWAATFDFLGHNAPIIVVKFNHSMFRRNFTGAQEVKAAPVGWANGASKIGGKESQPYNVIAIGSQDRTITVWTTASPRPLFVAKHFFTQSVVDLSWSPDGYSLFACSLDGTVATFHFDIKELGHRLSDAELDELKRSRYGDVRGRQANLAESPAQLLLEAASAKQTAAKKVVPDIQQNQIPVKSSADLGVTTKTSEQVDDAKKVEGTARDGINKVTTSASISSPVKQREYRRPDGRKRIIPEAVGVLNQQEVITGGVQSQALDFPLVAYNHGKDENGVVPADGGLREGSLRGTFGRSSDSKDRSGVTARATITESLVIEKVLGSSGGDGSINVEQSGNVKASSSSSAYTTSLSIRVFDKKVGEDTVPICLEARPREHTVNDIIGVGNTCMMKETEIVCTRGAQNLWSDRISGKVTVLAGNANFWAVGCEDGCLQVYTKCGRRAMPTMMMGSAATFIDCDECWKLLLVTRKGLLYIWDLLNQKCLLQDSLSSLVASDPNSSAKGTIKVISAKLSKSGSPLVVLATRHAFLFNMNLSCWLRVADDCFPASNFASSWNLGSIQSGELAALQVDVRKYLARKPGWSSFCVFTG
- the LOC110654149 gene encoding protein HIRA isoform X2, which translates into the protein MSNGICTAVLRGHSSLVKGVAWDPIGSFIASQSDDKTVIIWRTSDWSLAHRTDGHWAKSLGSTFFRRLGWSPCGHFITTTHGFQKPRHSAPVLERGEWAATFDFLGHNAPIIVVKFNHSMFRRNFTGAQEVKAAPVGWANGASKIGGKESQPYNVIAIGSQDRTITVWTTASPRPLFVAKHFFTQSVVDLSWSPDGYSLFACSLDGTVATFHFDIKELGHRLSDAELDELKRSRYGDVRGRQANLAESPAQLLLEAASAKQTAAKKVVPDIQQNQIPVKSSADLGVTTKTSEQVDDAKKVEGTARDGINKVTTSASISSPVKQREYRRPDGRKRIIPEAVGVLNQQEVITGGVQSQALDFPLVAYNHGKDENGVVPADGGLREGSLRGTFGRSSDSKDRSGVTARATITESLVIEKVLGSSGGDGSINVEQSGNVKASSSSSAYTTSLSIRVFDKKVGEDTVPICLEARPREHTVNDIIGVGNTCMMKETEIVCTRGAQNLWSDRISGKVTVLAGNANFWAVGCEDGCLQVYTKCGRRAMPTMMMGSAATFIDCDECWKLLLVTRKGLLYIWDLLNQKCLLQDSLSSLVASDPNSSAKGTIKVISAKLSKSGSPLVVLATRHAFLFNMNLSCWLRVADDCFPASNFASSWNLGSIQSGELAALQVDVRKYLARKPGWSRVTDDGVQTRAHLESQLASSLALKSPNEYRQCLLSYIRFLAREADEARLREFCESFLGPPTGMAESTYSDAKNLAWDPFVLGMKKHKLLREDILPSMASNRKVQRLLNEFMDLLSEYESAETNLDRKNSIQPTTSEPETNQMNLDHSTTDQKNSTPPVTGQTNSALQPTDQKGSTPITINETSSTPLASDQVDSGPILTDQVIPDSPATDTGP